Proteins encoded by one window of Nicotiana tabacum cultivar K326 chromosome 10, ASM71507v2, whole genome shotgun sequence:
- the LOC142165381 gene encoding uncharacterized protein LOC142165381 produces the protein METRVKGKIFKRIIKAITLDWEGINNYQYAQNGRVWVLWDPRWYSVKLIKAGAQYVHYQLTDNLGKIDCLITVVYGHNTIEQRRALWSDIHNLAANITTPWLIGGDFNAVLYSQDRLMGNPITYAETQDFASCIQTLQLNELIWKGDYYTWSNKQDGLDRISSSIDRMFGNFEWMMQWGQVQNEYVLPQISDHSPMLLSISMNTRHDKIPFRFLNVWADHGSFLQVVQEIDRARGELQDIQEKIITNYNDGLLEQERTVLHQLEKWSLIEESILKQQSRARWIKLGDSNSKYFPAMLKERNQRKQIKELTSLHE, from the exons ATGGAAACTAGAGTGAAAGGGAAAATTTTCAAGAGAATTATCAAAGCTATTACTCTTGATTGGGAAGGGATAAACAACTATCAATATGCTCAGAATGGTAGGGTGTGGGTGCTATGGGATCCAAGATGGTATAGTGTGAAGTTAATAAAAGCTGGGGCTCAATATGTTCATTATCAACTTACAGACAACTTAGGGAAGATAGACTGCTTAATAACAGTAGTTTATGGACACAATACAATTGAGCAAAGGAGAGCACTATGGTCAGACATACATAACCTGGCTGCAAACATAACCACTCCTTGGCTAATTGGAGGAGACTTCAATGCAGTGCTATATTCTCAAGATAGACTAATGGGAAATCCTATAACATATGCTGAAACTCAAGACTTTGCCAGCTGCATCCAAACTCTGCAGTTGAATGAATTGATATGGAAGGGTGATTACTACACTTGGTCAAACAAGCAAGATGGACTAGACAGAATCAGTAGCAGCATTGATAGGATGTTTGGAAACTTTGAATGGATGATGCAATGGGGACAGGTACAAAATGAATATGTTTTGCCTCAAATATCAGATCACTCACCTATGCTTCTTTCAATTTCCATGAATACAAGGCATGACAAAATTCCATTCAGATTTCTAAACGTATGGGCAGATCATGGTAGTTTCTTACAAGTGGTGCAGGAA ATTGACAGGGCTCGTGGAGAACTTCAAGATATACAAGAGAAGATTATCACAAATTATAATGATGGCCTATTAGAGCAGGAGAGAACTGTCCTCCACCAGCTGGAGAAATGGTCTCTTATAGAGGAAAGTATCCTAAAACAACAATCAAGAGCAAGGTGGATTAAGCTTGGGGACTCTAACTCCAAGTACTTTCCTGCTATGCTAAAAGAAAGGAATCAAAGGAAGCAGATTAAGGAACTCACATCCCTACATGAGTAG